A region of Euzebyales bacterium DNA encodes the following proteins:
- a CDS encoding amidase family protein, protein MLLAPGAATTAPEYGAEQVTIGGRDLRLGRALCWNSAALNLAGVPAVALPAGVGDDGLPVGVQLIGAAGDDQLLLVIARSVAAVVHAA, encoded by the coding sequence GTGCTGCTGGCGCCCGGCGCCGCCACGACCGCGCCCGAGTACGGTGCCGAGCAGGTGACGATCGGCGGCCGGGATCTGCGCCTTGGGCGCGCGCTGTGCTGGAACAGCGCGGCACTGAACCTGGCGGGCGTGCCCGCCGTGGCGCTACCAGCCGGCGTCGGTGATGACGGGCTGCCGGTCGGGGTGCAGCTGATTGGCGCGGCCGGCGACGATCAGCTGCTGCTGGTGATCGCTCGTTCGGTCGCCGCGGTGGTGCACGCGGCCTGA